Proteins encoded within one genomic window of uncultured Draconibacterium sp.:
- a CDS encoding DUF2200 domain-containing protein yields MKTTSEHNKRIAEMTFAAVYPHYVTKVEKKGRTKAELHQVIEWLTGFDKAEVQKMIDEKVTFETFFEKANLNPNAELIKGVICGYRIEEIDNVLTKQVRYLDKLIDELAKGRKMEKILRVK; encoded by the coding sequence ATGAAAACTACGTCGGAACATAACAAGCGGATAGCAGAAATGACATTTGCGGCAGTATATCCGCACTATGTAACCAAAGTAGAGAAAAAAGGAAGAACGAAGGCAGAGCTGCATCAGGTAATTGAATGGCTGACCGGTTTTGATAAAGCAGAAGTTCAGAAAATGATCGATGAGAAGGTGACATTTGAAACGTTCTTCGAGAAAGCGAACTTGAATCCAAATGCCGAATTAATAAAGGGGGTAATCTGCGGATACCGTATAGAGGAAATTGATAACGTTCTGACCAAACAAGTAAGGTATTTAGATAAACTTATTGACGAGTTGGCAAAAGGCAGAAAGATGGAGAAGATATTGCGGGTGAAGTAA
- a CDS encoding ZIP family metal transporter, with product MEKLLEYNPILLALGATLFTWLLTAAGASMVFFFKSINKKILNSMLGFAAGVMIAASFWSLLKPAIEMAEAQGELSWKPAVIGFLAGGAFLLLIDKILPHLHMGLSIDKAEGIQTTWQRSILLVLAITLHNIPEGLAVGVAFGALANNPDIGILTGAVALAMGIGLQNFPEGAAVSIPLRREGLSRWKAFNYGQLSGIVEPMAGVLGAYLVLTIEPLLPYALSFAAGAMIFVVVEELIPESQRGNETDLSTIGAMVGFATMMLLDVALG from the coding sequence ATGGAAAAATTATTAGAATATAACCCGATATTACTGGCCCTTGGAGCAACCTTGTTTACTTGGCTTTTAACAGCCGCCGGAGCATCAATGGTGTTCTTCTTTAAATCGATTAATAAGAAGATATTGAATTCGATGTTGGGTTTTGCAGCGGGTGTAATGATTGCTGCCAGTTTTTGGTCGCTGTTGAAACCGGCAATCGAAATGGCAGAAGCACAAGGCGAATTATCCTGGAAGCCGGCAGTAATAGGATTTCTGGCCGGAGGTGCTTTTCTGTTATTAATAGATAAAATACTGCCTCACCTACACATGGGTTTATCTATCGATAAAGCCGAGGGAATTCAAACAACATGGCAACGAAGTATACTTTTAGTGCTCGCCATAACTCTCCATAATATTCCGGAAGGACTGGCTGTGGGCGTTGCTTTTGGGGCGCTGGCCAATAATCCCGATATTGGAATTCTTACCGGAGCAGTTGCTTTGGCCATGGGAATCGGGCTGCAAAACTTCCCCGAGGGAGCGGCAGTTTCTATTCCGTTGCGCCGCGAGGGACTCTCGCGCTGGAAGGCTTTTAACTACGGACAACTTTCAGGAATTGTAGAACCGATGGCCGGAGTGCTGGGAGCTTACCTAGTTCTGACTATCGAGCCTTTGTTGCCTTATGCCTTGTCGTTTGCTGCCGGAGCAATGATTTTTGTGGTGGTTGAAGAGCTGATTCCCGAATCCCAACGAGGCAATGAAACCGATTTATCGACCATTGGAGCCATGGTAGGTTTTGCTACCATGATGTTGCTGGATGTTGCTTTGGGGTAA